The proteins below come from a single Miscanthus floridulus cultivar M001 chromosome 1, ASM1932011v1, whole genome shotgun sequence genomic window:
- the LOC136494776 gene encoding protein ELF4-LIKE 4-like: MEGGETTLSGFGGGGGGAGAPGVDTKVLHAFQTSFVQVQTLLDQNRLLINEINHNHESKVPGDLSRNVGLIRELNNNIRRVVDLYADLSSLFAASDGRAASEGGSVGTVRQAAGAGHKRIRSGLD, translated from the coding sequence ATGGAGGGCGGCGAGACGACGCTGTCGgggttcggcggcggcggcggcggcgcgggggccCCCGGCGTCGACACCAAGGTGCTCCACGCGTTCCAGACGAGCTTCGTGCAGGTGCAGACGCTGCTGGACCAGAACCGGCTCCTCATCAACGAGATCAACCACAACCACGAGTCCAAGGTGCCCGGCGACCTCTCCCGCAACGTGGGACTCATCAGGGAGCTCAACAACAACATCCGCCGCGTCGTCGACCTCTACGCCGACCTCTCCTCGCTCTTCGCCGCCTCCGACGGCCGCGCCGCGTCCGAGGGCGGCTCCGTCGGCACCGTCCGCCAGGCGGCCGGCGCCGGGCACAAGAGGATCAGGTCCGGCCTCGACTGA